The Lycium ferocissimum isolate CSIRO_LF1 chromosome 10, AGI_CSIRO_Lferr_CH_V1, whole genome shotgun sequence genome window below encodes:
- the LOC132034988 gene encoding uncharacterized mitochondrial protein AtMg00810-like produces the protein MLIAGDDLTLIQDTKDKLQQAFKIKDLGPLKFFLGMEFSRSKEGIIMNQRKYAMELISDMGISGAKPASTPLDLNQKLTIKEYDDISGVFGDDELTDKESYQKLIGKLLYLTLTRPDICYGVQTLSQFMQRPKKSHMEAGLRIVRYIKNQPGLGILLSNRKSEHMQAYCDADWGACPNTRKSVTGFLVKHGDSLISWKSKKQSTVSRSSAESEYRSMATTVSEIVWITGLFKELGQKIVLPVHLFCDSKAALQIATNPKDTTRGQNT, from the coding sequence atgttaATAGCAGGTGATGACTTGACACTCATACAAGACACTAAAGACAAGCTGCAACAAGCTTTCAAGATCAAAGACTTGGGACCCTTAAAGTTCTTCTTAGGAATGGAATTCAGCAGGTCCAAGGAAGGGATTATCATGAACCAAAGAAAGTATGCCATGGAGCTAATCAGTGATATGGGAATAAGTGGGGCAAAGCCAGCAAGTACTCCTCTAGATCTCAATCAGAAATTGACAATAAAGGAGTATGATGATATTAGTGGTGTATTTGGAGATGATGAACTTACTGACAAGGAGAGTTATCAGAAGCTCATAGGGAAACTCCTTTATTTAACTCTTACAAGGCCAGATATCTGCTATGGAGTCCAGACATTGAGCCAATTTATGCAAAGGCCCAAAAAATCCCACATGGAAGCAGGATTGAGGATAGTGAGATATATTAAAAATCAGCCTGGACTTGGCATTTTATTGAGCAACAGGAAATCTGAACATATGCAGGCTTATTGTGATGCAGATTGGGGGGCATGTCCTAATACGAGAAAATCTGTTACAGGATTTTTGGTAAAACATGGAGATAGCTTGATATCTTGGAAATCCAAGAAACAGTCAACTGTATCTAGGAGTTCAGCTGAATCAGAATACAGAAGCATGGCTACGACTGTCTCAGAAATTGTGTGGATCACAGGGTTGTTTAAAGAGCTTGGCCAGAAAATTGTATTGCCAGTTCATTTATTCTGTGATAGCAAGGCAGCACTACAAATTGCTACAAATCCAAAAGATACCACGAGAGGACAAAACACATAG